A genome region from Streptomyces sp. S4.7 includes the following:
- a CDS encoding xanthine dehydrogenase family protein molybdopterin-binding subunit, with protein sequence MTLTTPGAAALRQAVGVAHTRVEGRAKVTGAARFAGEIPFADLAHGWLVLSTITRGRIRSVETAPALGMPGVLTVLHHGNAPRLNTDYVGLLGVPPDPTAAVFQGDRVPYAGWPVALVVATTPEEAREAAEALVVTYDEEPHDTELVADHPGAYPAQGHMPAETEKGDLAAQLTASAVVVDARYSTPEEHHSMIEPHAATALWDGDRLEVVDSNQGTTWIHGELAKMFSLDESSVRVRSEHIGGGFGSKGLRAHQVSAVMAATALQRPVRVVMTRRQMFSLAGYRSPTTQRVRLGADPDGRLRALEHLSLNQTSTVHEFVEPGAGVARVMYDADAHRTANHVVRLDVPSPTWMRAPGEAPGSFAIEAALDELAQRCGVDPIELRLRNEPETGPVSGLAFSSRNLSACFREGARRFGWSDRDPRPGVRQDGRWLLGTGTAAASFGAGAAPSTALATAGADGSFTVRIAAADIGTGARTALTLIAADALETAPEHVQVRIGHSDFGPAMIAGGSMGTRSWAWAVTAAAAEVRERLALTPVIPPEGLTVRSDTTEAVRALAQKERHSFGAQFAEVAVDVTTGEIRVRRMLGIFAAGRIVNPLTARSQLVGGMTWGISMALHEEAVRDRNTGRLYAPDLAGYHVATHADVPDIEADWVDDHDPDDPVGIKGIGEIGIVGAAAAVANAVWHATGVRHRNLPIRPDRVLTAAMRGPAGAPPEGGGAAHA encoded by the coding sequence ATGACGCTCACCACGCCAGGAGCCGCGGCGCTGCGACAGGCCGTCGGCGTCGCGCACACCCGCGTCGAGGGCCGCGCAAAAGTCACCGGCGCTGCCCGCTTCGCGGGAGAGATCCCCTTCGCCGACCTGGCCCACGGCTGGCTGGTCCTGTCCACCATCACCCGCGGCCGAATACGCTCGGTCGAGACCGCCCCGGCCCTCGGCATGCCGGGCGTCCTCACCGTTCTGCACCACGGCAACGCCCCACGCCTGAACACCGATTACGTCGGCCTGCTCGGCGTTCCGCCGGACCCGACCGCCGCCGTCTTCCAGGGTGATCGGGTGCCGTACGCCGGCTGGCCGGTCGCGCTGGTCGTCGCCACGACACCCGAGGAAGCCAGGGAGGCCGCCGAAGCGCTTGTCGTCACCTACGACGAGGAGCCGCACGACACCGAGCTCGTCGCCGACCACCCCGGCGCCTACCCCGCCCAGGGACACATGCCTGCGGAGACGGAGAAGGGCGATCTGGCGGCCCAGCTCACCGCGTCCGCAGTCGTCGTGGACGCCCGGTACTCCACCCCCGAAGAACACCACAGCATGATCGAGCCGCACGCGGCGACCGCACTGTGGGACGGCGACCGGCTGGAGGTCGTCGACTCCAACCAGGGCACCACCTGGATCCACGGCGAGCTGGCCAAGATGTTCTCGCTCGACGAATCCTCGGTGCGGGTGCGCTCCGAGCACATCGGCGGCGGCTTCGGCAGCAAGGGCCTGCGCGCCCACCAGGTGTCCGCCGTGATGGCCGCCACCGCCCTGCAACGCCCCGTACGGGTCGTCATGACCCGACGTCAGATGTTCTCGCTGGCCGGCTACCGCAGCCCCACGACGCAGCGCGTCAGGCTCGGCGCCGACCCCGACGGCCGGCTGCGCGCCCTGGAACACCTCTCGCTGAACCAGACGTCGACCGTGCACGAGTTCGTTGAGCCCGGTGCCGGCGTCGCCCGGGTGATGTACGACGCCGACGCACACCGCACGGCCAACCACGTCGTACGGCTCGACGTGCCGTCCCCGACCTGGATGCGCGCACCGGGCGAGGCCCCGGGATCGTTCGCGATCGAGGCGGCCCTCGACGAACTCGCGCAACGGTGCGGTGTCGACCCCATCGAGCTGCGCCTGCGTAACGAGCCGGAGACCGGCCCCGTCTCCGGGCTCGCGTTCAGCAGCCGGAACCTGTCGGCCTGCTTCCGCGAGGGCGCCCGCAGATTCGGCTGGTCGGACCGCGACCCGCGTCCCGGCGTGCGCCAGGACGGACGCTGGCTCCTTGGCACCGGCACGGCGGCGGCGTCCTTCGGCGCCGGGGCCGCGCCCTCCACGGCCCTGGCGACGGCTGGGGCGGACGGTTCCTTCACCGTACGGATCGCCGCCGCCGACATCGGCACCGGCGCCCGCACCGCTCTCACCCTGATCGCCGCCGATGCGCTGGAAACCGCGCCCGAACACGTCCAAGTCCGTATCGGGCACAGCGACTTCGGCCCCGCGATGATCGCCGGCGGCTCGATGGGCACCCGCTCGTGGGCCTGGGCGGTCACGGCCGCGGCGGCCGAGGTGCGGGAGCGGCTGGCGTTGACCCCGGTCATCCCCCCGGAGGGGCTGACCGTCCGGTCCGACACCACCGAGGCTGTCCGTGCCCTCGCGCAGAAGGAACGACACTCCTTCGGTGCCCAGTTCGCCGAGGTCGCCGTGGATGTCACCACTGGAGAGATCCGGGTACGCCGCATGCTGGGCATCTTCGCCGCCGGCCGGATCGTCAATCCGCTCACCGCCCGAAGCCAGCTCGTCGGCGGCATGACCTGGGGCATCTCCATGGCGCTGCACGAGGAGGCGGTACGCGACCGGAACACCGGCCGCCTCTACGCCCCCGACCTCGCCGGCTACCACGTCGCGACGCACGCCGATGTCCCGGACATCGAGGCGGACTGGGTGGACGACCACGACCCGGACGACCCGGTCGGCATCAAGGGCATCGGTGAGATCGGCATCGTGGGTGCGGCGGCGGCTGTCGCCAACGCGGTCTGGCACGCCACCGGCGTACGTCACCGGAACCTGCCGATCCGCCCCGACCGCGTACTCACAGCCGCCATGCGGGGCCCGGCCGGGGCGCCCCCGGAGGGCGGAGGAGCCGCGCATGCTTGA
- a CDS encoding xanthine dehydrogenase family protein subunit M, whose protein sequence is MREFGYQRAHDVAGALALLAAAPDARFLGGGTNLVDLMKTGVERPARLVDVRELPLDQVERTADGGLRIGATVTNSDLAAHPEVRRSYPALTQAVLAGASGQLRNMATAGGNLLQRTRCGYFSDVSKPCNKRAPGSGCPAINGEHHNHAVLGASDHCVAVHPSDMGVALTAFDAVVSYETPDGPGEIPFTDFYLPVGDTPHRETTLPPGALITHVSLPPAPVAARSRYRKVRERASYAFAIGSVAAALDIDDGRVREARLAFGAVASRPWRARAAEAVLTGAPADSETFAAAADAELAAARPLPDNGYKVTLIRNLVVSVLTELAEGDVR, encoded by the coding sequence ATGAGGGAGTTCGGCTATCAGCGCGCCCATGACGTCGCCGGTGCGCTCGCCCTCCTCGCCGCCGCCCCGGACGCGCGGTTCCTCGGCGGCGGTACCAACCTCGTCGACCTGATGAAGACCGGCGTCGAACGCCCCGCCCGGCTGGTCGATGTCCGTGAACTCCCGCTCGACCAGGTCGAGCGCACCGCGGACGGTGGTCTGCGTATCGGAGCGACCGTCACCAACAGCGATCTCGCTGCCCACCCCGAAGTCCGCCGCAGCTACCCGGCGTTGACCCAGGCCGTACTGGCCGGCGCCTCCGGGCAACTGCGCAACATGGCCACCGCCGGCGGCAACCTGCTCCAGCGCACCCGCTGCGGCTACTTCTCCGACGTGAGCAAACCCTGCAACAAGCGTGCCCCGGGCAGCGGTTGCCCCGCCATCAACGGCGAGCACCACAATCACGCCGTCCTCGGCGCCTCCGACCACTGCGTGGCGGTCCACCCCTCCGACATGGGCGTGGCACTGACAGCGTTCGACGCCGTGGTCTCCTACGAGACCCCCGACGGGCCGGGCGAGATACCGTTCACCGACTTCTACCTTCCCGTCGGCGACACCCCGCACCGGGAGACCACCCTGCCCCCCGGCGCGTTGATCACCCACGTCAGCCTGCCGCCGGCTCCGGTCGCCGCCCGCTCCCGCTACCGCAAGGTGCGCGAACGCGCCTCGTACGCCTTCGCCATCGGCTCGGTCGCCGCCGCACTCGACATCGATGACGGCCGCGTACGCGAAGCACGTCTGGCCTTCGGGGCCGTCGCATCCCGGCCCTGGCGCGCCCGCGCGGCCGAAGCCGTCCTGACCGGGGCCCCCGCCGACAGCGAGACCTTCGCGGCCGCCGCGGACGCCGAACTCGCGGCCGCCAGACCACTGCCCGACAACGGATACAAGGTGACCCTCATACGCAACCTCGTGGTCTCCGTCCTGACCGAACTCGCCGAGGGGGACGTCCGATGA
- a CDS encoding 2Fe-2S iron-sulfur cluster-binding protein, translated as MAPAPSSTSSAIILNINGEKHHLSIDHRTTLLDALRERLDLIGTKKGCDQGQCGACTVLVDGRRVVSCLSLAVAAEGREITTVEGVAEEGELHPVQQAFLDLDGYQCGYCTPGQICSAIAVIEEHAAGWPSAVTDDVGPEAGPPPLTPAEIRERMSGNLCRCGAYVSIVQAVTRAAEAYEEERTAAAKEAVA; from the coding sequence ATGGCCCCAGCTCCCTCGTCGACTTCCAGTGCGATCATCCTGAACATCAACGGCGAGAAGCATCATCTGTCCATCGACCACCGCACCACCCTGCTCGACGCCCTGCGCGAGCGGCTCGATCTCATCGGCACCAAGAAGGGCTGTGACCAAGGCCAGTGCGGCGCCTGCACCGTCCTGGTCGACGGGCGTCGCGTCGTGTCCTGCCTGAGCCTCGCGGTCGCGGCCGAGGGGCGCGAGATCACGACCGTCGAAGGAGTGGCCGAGGAAGGCGAGCTGCACCCCGTCCAGCAGGCCTTCCTCGACCTCGACGGTTACCAGTGCGGCTACTGCACCCCGGGACAGATCTGCTCCGCCATCGCCGTCATCGAGGAACACGCGGCCGGCTGGCCGAGCGCCGTCACCGACGACGTGGGTCCCGAGGCGGGGCCGCCACCACTCACACCGGCCGAGATCCGCGAGCGGATGAGCGGGAATCTGTGCCGCTGCGGCGCCTACGTCTCGATCGTCCAGGCCGTCACCCGTGCGGCCGAGGCCTACGAAGAGGAGCGGACGGCAGCCGCGAAGGAGGCAGTCGCATGA
- a CDS encoding TetR/AcrR family transcriptional regulator, with amino-acid sequence MPHSKKDTPLRSDAQRNRERILQVAMAELTRQADVPLSTIAKKAGVGQGTFYRNFPHREALVLELYRHEMQQAADAAADLLDTHAPEQALREWMNRLAGFAMTKAGLADAIRLVTSTPGGPAKPGPTPVMDAAGILLRANEKAGTIRHGVTPDDFFLAIAGLWQIDPHEDWQPRSTRLLDIVMDGLRAGAPGPGAPTT; translated from the coding sequence GTGCCCCACTCGAAGAAGGACACCCCCCTGCGTTCGGACGCACAGCGCAACCGCGAACGCATCCTGCAGGTCGCCATGGCCGAACTGACACGGCAGGCGGACGTCCCGCTGAGCACGATCGCCAAGAAGGCCGGCGTCGGCCAGGGCACGTTCTACCGCAACTTCCCCCACCGCGAGGCCCTCGTCCTGGAGCTCTACCGCCACGAGATGCAGCAGGCCGCCGACGCGGCAGCCGACCTGCTGGACACACACGCACCCGAACAGGCCCTGCGTGAGTGGATGAACCGCCTCGCGGGGTTCGCCATGACCAAGGCCGGTCTGGCGGACGCGATCCGACTGGTCACCAGCACGCCGGGCGGCCCCGCCAAACCGGGCCCCACCCCGGTGATGGACGCTGCCGGAATCCTGCTCCGCGCCAACGAGAAGGCCGGCACCATCCGCCACGGAGTGACCCCGGACGATTTCTTCCTGGCCATCGCGGGTCTCTGGCAGATCGATCCGCACGAGGACTGGCAGCCGAGATCCACCCGGCTCCTGGACATCGTCATGGACGGACTGCGCGCGGGGGCGCCCGGGCCCGGCGCCCCAACCACCTGA
- a CDS encoding cytochrome bc complex cytochrome b subunit, with protein sequence MGTEDRPAESGQGRRKRSGEKLAHWADGRLGLHRVVRATIRKAFPDHWSFMLGEICVYSFLVIILTGVYLTFYFHPSSAQVTYDGSYAPLRGQLVSEAFDSTMDISFDVRGGLLIRQAHHWAALVFVAAVLVHMMRVFFTGAFCKPREVNWLLGFSLLVLAMFAGLTGYDLPDDQLSGTGLAIVNGTLLSTPIIGSYLSFFLFGGDFPGNDLVPRFNTIHILVIPGIMAAIVVAHLALLLYHKHTQFAGPGRTKTNVVGPPVQVYAVKSAGYFFMVAGVIFTAAAIAQINPIWRYGPYRPDQVSAGSQPDWYMGVADGLLRVMPGWELNFWDHTLALDNFLPLMAGVCLFLAMGVYPFVEAWVTGDDREQNLLDRPRDRPVRTGLGVAWLSVYVVALLGAANDLIATHFHLSVNTVTWAVRFGLFVVPVLAYIVAKRCALGLQRRDREKVLHGRETGVVKRLSYGEFVEVHEPLTREQLHSLTAHQQYKPLPAGTEQTTNGGRAWTRRLRVKLSRGYYGENAQITKPTPREYEEITNGH encoded by the coding sequence ATGGGCACCGAGGATCGACCGGCCGAGTCCGGGCAAGGGCGTCGGAAGCGCTCCGGGGAGAAGCTCGCGCACTGGGCGGACGGCCGCTTGGGCCTCCACCGGGTGGTGAGAGCCACGATACGGAAGGCCTTCCCGGATCACTGGTCCTTCATGCTGGGGGAGATCTGTGTCTACAGCTTCCTCGTCATCATTCTCACGGGTGTGTATCTGACCTTCTACTTCCACCCGTCATCGGCACAGGTCACGTACGACGGCAGCTACGCGCCTCTGCGCGGGCAACTGGTCTCCGAGGCATTCGACTCGACGATGGACATCTCCTTCGATGTCCGTGGCGGCCTGCTCATCCGACAGGCCCACCACTGGGCGGCGCTGGTGTTCGTCGCCGCCGTGCTGGTGCATATGATGCGCGTCTTCTTCACCGGCGCGTTCTGCAAACCGCGCGAGGTGAACTGGCTGCTCGGCTTCTCGCTGCTGGTCCTCGCCATGTTCGCGGGGCTGACCGGTTACGACCTGCCGGACGACCAACTCTCCGGAACCGGGCTCGCCATCGTGAACGGCACGCTTCTCTCCACGCCGATCATCGGCTCCTACCTGTCGTTCTTCCTTTTCGGCGGGGACTTTCCCGGCAACGACCTGGTGCCTCGTTTCAACACCATCCATATTCTGGTGATCCCCGGGATCATGGCGGCAATTGTCGTCGCCCACCTGGCCCTGTTGCTCTATCACAAGCACACCCAGTTCGCCGGCCCCGGCCGTACGAAAACCAATGTGGTCGGTCCGCCCGTTCAGGTGTACGCGGTGAAGTCGGCGGGGTATTTCTTCATGGTCGCCGGTGTGATCTTCACCGCCGCGGCAATCGCGCAGATCAACCCCATCTGGCGGTACGGCCCTTACCGCCCCGACCAGGTCTCGGCCGGGTCGCAACCCGACTGGTACATGGGTGTGGCCGACGGCCTTCTGCGCGTCATGCCCGGCTGGGAGCTCAACTTCTGGGACCACACCCTGGCTCTCGACAATTTCCTCCCGCTGATGGCCGGCGTCTGCCTCTTCCTGGCCATGGGCGTCTACCCCTTCGTCGAGGCCTGGGTGACCGGCGACGACCGGGAACAGAATCTCCTCGACAGACCACGCGACCGGCCCGTCCGTACGGGCCTCGGTGTCGCCTGGCTGAGTGTCTACGTCGTGGCACTGCTCGGTGCGGCGAACGACCTGATCGCCACGCACTTCCATCTCTCCGTGAATACGGTGACATGGGCGGTCCGGTTCGGGCTTTTCGTCGTCCCGGTGCTCGCTTACATCGTCGCGAAACGATGCGCTCTCGGTCTCCAGCGCCGCGACCGGGAAAAGGTGCTGCACGGCCGCGAGACGGGCGTCGTCAAGCGCCTCTCGTACGGCGAGTTCGTCGAAGTGCACGAACCGCTCACCCGTGAACAACTGCATTCGCTCACGGCGCACCAACAGTACAAACCGCTCCCGGCGGGCACCGAACAGACCACGAACGGCGGGCGTGCCTGGACCCGGCGGCTGCGGGTCAAGCTCAGCCGGGGCTATTACGGGGAAAACGCACAGATCACCAAACCCACCCCACGCGAATACGAAGAAATCACCAACGGGCACTGA
- a CDS encoding DUF427 domain-containing protein, with protein MPDNAQYFPQMIVPTGHVEPVARRIRAFLAGHMLFDTMRAVYVWEWPGYPQYCVPAEDFTEGVLVDEDHTQKLSLGVARRHGLRVGEVARPGSARLWTQEAPPGLAGTVRIDWAAPDAWFEEDEQVFVHPRSPYTRVDALRSSRSVRVELDGEVLAEAPSTVMVFETGLPTRYYLDLVHADLTRLTPSDTVTACPYKGSTSAYWSVTTHAGSHADIAWSYDFPTRQLAPIAGLVAFYNEQTDIFLDGRALPRPAPVNRTAARRSD; from the coding sequence ATGCCTGACAACGCCCAGTACTTTCCACAGATGATCGTCCCGACGGGACATGTCGAACCAGTCGCCCGTCGTATCCGCGCCTTCCTGGCCGGCCACATGCTGTTCGACACCATGCGGGCTGTCTACGTATGGGAGTGGCCCGGCTATCCGCAGTACTGCGTGCCGGCGGAGGACTTCACCGAAGGAGTTCTCGTCGATGAGGACCACACGCAGAAGCTGAGCCTGGGGGTGGCGCGCCGCCATGGGCTGCGTGTCGGCGAGGTCGCGCGGCCCGGCTCGGCACGGCTGTGGACACAAGAGGCGCCGCCGGGTCTCGCGGGCACCGTACGTATCGACTGGGCTGCCCCCGACGCATGGTTCGAGGAGGACGAGCAGGTGTTCGTGCATCCCCGCAGCCCCTACACACGGGTGGACGCGCTCCGGTCGAGCCGCAGCGTCCGCGTCGAGCTGGACGGCGAGGTCCTGGCCGAGGCGCCCTCGACCGTCATGGTGTTCGAAACCGGCCTGCCGACCCGTTACTACCTCGATCTCGTGCACGCCGATCTCACCCGGCTGACGCCCAGCGACACCGTCACCGCTTGCCCTTACAAGGGCAGCACCAGCGCGTACTGGTCCGTCACCACGCATGCGGGCAGCCACGCGGACATCGCGTGGTCCTACGACTTCCCGACCCGACAACTCGCGCCCATCGCCGGTCTCGTGGCCTTCTACAACGAACAGACCGACATTTTCCTCGACGGCCGCGCGCTCCCTCGTCCCGCCCCTGTCAACCGGACCGCCGCGCGTAGATCCGACTGA
- a CDS encoding DUF4331 domain-containing protein, whose translation MAGPLTGVGEAGGHVDAPSSLRDTATDITDVYAFTSPEDTGTVTLIANVRPFQLPGTAANALVDHPFATGARYEIHTDADGDGAPDATYRWTFRNEDRRPFGTGPKVGPLPVNSLDDRSLGVRQKYTLEKVTADGTVTTLLRDAIAAPTHTGRTLMPNYGKLRTQAIRDLPGGGRTVATQAAESFKADTQVFGLFVAGTSGPVPGWLPDAQPLSALNVNSLVLQVPKSEVALAGDARRNPVVGVWSSVSRQSADLGRSLAEQAPVYRQVSRNGTPHVAFAVHGSTVGLAKPGGPEDRFQARAPKDDHLDADFLAATLDPVPPRRIERAQGRRAPATPRRDIQALLMKGIGKSNGSLFGFDLTTHTMNADADRSRIVLAEQLRLNLTTPVAADPKAHGVLDGDLQGFPNGRRLNDNIDGPLIRMLEGEPAGPSARDLLPDPVVRLEPADAQSTFPYLNLPHAGP comes from the coding sequence GTGGCGGGCCCGCTCACCGGCGTCGGTGAGGCGGGTGGTCACGTCGACGCGCCCTCCTCGCTGCGGGACACCGCGACGGACATCACGGACGTCTATGCCTTCACCAGCCCCGAGGACACCGGCACGGTCACCCTCATCGCGAACGTACGGCCCTTCCAGCTGCCGGGGACGGCGGCCAACGCGCTGGTGGACCATCCGTTCGCGACGGGGGCACGGTATGAGATCCATACGGACGCCGACGGGGACGGAGCGCCCGACGCGACCTACCGCTGGACGTTCCGCAACGAGGACCGCCGCCCGTTCGGCACGGGTCCGAAGGTCGGTCCGCTGCCCGTGAATTCCCTGGACGACCGGTCTCTGGGTGTCCGGCAGAAGTACACCCTGGAGAAGGTCACCGCGGACGGCACCGTCACGACGCTGTTGCGCGACGCCATCGCGGCACCCACCCATACGGGTCGCACCCTGATGCCGAACTACGGCAAGCTGCGCACCCAGGCGATCCGGGACCTGCCGGGCGGTGGCCGTACGGTCGCCACGCAGGCGGCGGAATCGTTCAAGGCTGACACCCAGGTCTTCGGCCTGTTCGTCGCCGGGACCTCGGGGCCGGTGCCCGGCTGGCTGCCCGACGCCCAGCCACTGTCCGCCCTCAACGTGAACAGCCTGGTGCTGCAGGTGCCCAAGAGCGAGGTGGCGCTGGCCGGTGACGCGCGGCGCAACCCGGTCGTCGGCGTCTGGTCGTCCGTCTCCCGCCAGAGTGCGGACCTCGGACGGAGTCTGGCCGAGCAGGCCCCCGTCTACCGGCAGGTCTCCCGGAACGGCACCCCGCACGTCGCCTTCGCCGTCCACGGGTCGACCGTCGGGCTCGCGAAGCCGGGCGGGCCCGAGGACCGCTTCCAGGCACGTGCCCCGAAGGACGACCACTTGGACGCCGACTTCCTGGCGGCGACGCTCGATCCCGTACCGCCGCGGCGCATCGAGCGAGCCCAGGGACGCAGGGCTCCGGCAACCCCGCGTCGCGACATCCAGGCCCTGCTCATGAAGGGCATCGGGAAGTCCAACGGGTCGTTGTTCGGCTTCGACCTCACCACCCACACCATGAACGCCGACGCGGATCGGTCGCGCATCGTGCTCGCCGAGCAGCTGCGGCTCAACCTCACCACCCCGGTGGCAGCGGACCCGAAGGCGCACGGCGTGCTCGACGGCGACCTCCAGGGCTTCCCCAACGGGCGGCGCCTCAACGACAACATCGACGGGCCTCTGATCAGGATGCTGGAGGGCGAGCCCGCGGGGCCGTCCGCGCGGGATCTGCTGCCCGATCCCGTCGTACGCCTCGAACCCGCCGACGCGCAGAGCACGTTCCCCTACCTCAACCTCCCGCACGCGGGCCCGTGA
- a CDS encoding tetratricopeptide repeat protein, with amino-acid sequence MKPLITAAGGAVAVAGCVAGLLYLGPAAESPAATAPAAAAPAGGAPAAEALGTARKRTKAYPRDPVGWALLARAEIEQARTTLDAARLEAADHALRRSVALDSTRNYDAVVGRGQLANARHLFTQGREHGLRATRMAPDRPDGYSVLADAEIQLGHYPAARAAAQRLLDLAPGSAAYSRAAYDLETNGRPPDAGIALERAVDSASTTGERAFAQTRLGDLAWSQGDADRAAKHYRYALDSEPEYPYAVAGTARVLAARGEPDKALDMYERLTERTPLPQFLLETVELRASMSEPGDSGPGGAEAALTAQVRLSRADGGPVDPHLALFAADHGDPAVAVELMRREWKHTRGVVTADALAWALHRDGHSGEALEYARRAAATGWDNALFHYHRGAIERALGLPGARRHLREALERNPHFSPYHAVRAKELTRK; translated from the coding sequence GTGAAGCCTCTGATCACCGCAGCGGGCGGAGCGGTGGCCGTGGCCGGCTGTGTGGCGGGACTCCTGTATCTGGGTCCGGCCGCCGAGAGCCCTGCGGCCACCGCCCCGGCCGCAGCCGCACCTGCCGGTGGTGCTCCCGCGGCAGAGGCACTCGGCACGGCCAGGAAGCGTACGAAGGCCTACCCGCGGGACCCGGTGGGATGGGCCCTGCTCGCCCGCGCCGAGATCGAACAGGCCCGGACCACGCTGGACGCCGCCCGGCTGGAGGCCGCCGACCACGCCCTACGCCGCTCTGTGGCCCTGGACAGCACACGCAACTACGACGCGGTCGTCGGCCGGGGGCAGCTTGCCAACGCCCGGCACCTGTTCACCCAGGGCCGTGAACACGGTCTGCGGGCCACCCGCATGGCACCGGACCGGCCCGACGGGTACTCGGTCCTGGCAGACGCGGAGATCCAGCTCGGCCACTACCCGGCGGCGCGCGCCGCCGCGCAGCGCCTGCTCGATCTGGCGCCCGGCTCCGCGGCGTACAGCAGAGCGGCCTACGACCTGGAGACGAACGGCAGGCCGCCCGATGCCGGCATCGCCCTGGAACGGGCGGTGGACAGCGCGTCGACGACCGGCGAGCGCGCCTTCGCGCAGACACGGCTGGGTGACCTGGCCTGGTCGCAGGGGGACGCCGACCGGGCGGCGAAGCACTACCGGTACGCCCTGGACAGCGAACCGGAGTATCCGTACGCGGTCGCGGGGACGGCCAGGGTGCTCGCGGCACGGGGTGAGCCGGACAAGGCGCTCGACATGTACGAACGGCTGACGGAACGGACTCCGCTGCCGCAGTTCCTGCTGGAAACGGTCGAGCTGCGAGCCTCGATGTCCGAGCCCGGTGATTCCGGGCCGGGCGGAGCGGAGGCCGCGCTGACGGCCCAGGTGCGGCTGTCGCGCGCGGACGGCGGCCCCGTCGACCCGCATCTGGCGCTGTTCGCCGCCGACCACGGCGACCCGGCAGTCGCGGTGGAACTGATGCGCAGGGAGTGGAAACACACCCGCGGTGTGGTCACGGCCGATGCCCTGGCCTGGGCACTGCACCGGGACGGGCACAGCGGCGAGGCTCTGGAGTACGCGCGGCGGGCGGCCGCGACCGGCTGGGACAACGCGCTGTTCCACTACCACCGAGGTGCGATCGAGCGGGCACTCGGCCTGCCCGGGGCCCGGCGCCACCTGCGCGAGGCGCTGGAGAGGAACCCCCACTTCTCTCCGTACCATGCCGTGCGGGCCAAGGAGTTGACCAGGAAATGA